The Pelobates fuscus isolate aPelFus1 chromosome 2, aPelFus1.pri, whole genome shotgun sequence genome has a segment encoding these proteins:
- the LOC134586151 gene encoding alpha-1,4-N-acetylglucosaminyltransferase-like, translating to MDAFINPKRESHWIHVSADGTRLALIWKYGGIYMDTDIISIRPIPVERFMAVESFAYSSNGVVGLSQHHKFTWLSMENFVQNYDGGRWGHQGPQLFTRVLKQFCNISEFSILGDTMCRNITLLNPQRFYPISYPSWRLYYQVWENLPTFNDSYALHLWNYMNSEHRTMTTGSNTLVEHLFQQFCPSTYGALLWNESIHL from the coding sequence ATTAACCCAAAAAGGGAATCCCACTGGATACATGTCAGCGCAGATGGTACTAGGTTGGCCCTAATTTGGAAATATGGAGGCATTTACATGGACACTGACATTATTTCAATTCGACCGATTCCAGTAGAAAGGTTTATGGCTGTTGAATCATTTGCGTATTCCAGCAATGGTGTCGTTGGACTTTCACAACATCATAAGTTCACTTGGTTGAGCATGGAAAACTTTGTACAAAACTACGATGGGGGAAGGTGGGGACATCAAGGACCACAACTCTTCACCCGAGTTCTGAAGCAGTTCTGTAATATATCTGAATTCAGTATTTTAGGGGATACTATGTGCAGAAATATCACTTTATTAAATCCTCAGCGATTTTATCCAATTTCATACCCGTCTTGGAGATTATATTATCAAGTTTGGGAAAATTTGCCAACTTTCAATGATTCTTATGCTTTGCACCTTTGGAACTATATGAACAGTGAACATAGGACTATGACTACTGGAAGTAACACATTAGTGGAACATCTCTTCCAACAATTTTGCCCTTCTACCTATGGAGCTCTACTATGGAATGAAAGCATACACCTTTAG